A window of Leptospira inadai serovar Lyme str. 10 genomic DNA:
AGAGTTCATAGCATCGCCGACCTTCCCCCCGGATTTTATGTTCATACGGACCGGGAAAAATTTTGGAGATGGATTCCCATCCTAGACCGTTATATACTATCGGAGATCGTTCCTCCATTTTTCGTTTCCCTTCTATTTTTCACCACAGTCTATATGGCTCTCGCTCTTCAAAAGATGATCGGTCTTTTCGTGGGGAAAGGCGTGGACCCACTTCGTTTATTGGATTATTTCGGTTACCTTTTGGGAAACATCATGCCGATGACCATACCTATGGCCTGTCTGATGAGCGGGGTCATGGCGGCGGGAAGGTTATCCGGAGATTCCGAGATCACTGCGATTCGCTCAGCGGGTATTAGCTTCTCTCGAATCTACATCGTATTTCTCATTTTCGGAACTGTAATGGCCCTCGTAGTGGGGTATCTGAACTTTTATCTTTCTCCGGAAAATACCAGGAAGATGGAGGAATTTAATAAATGGGTTATGGCTTATAATCCTCTTCTCGCAATGACTCCGGGCCAATTCAGCGGGGATAAGACACAGGGTCTGTTTGAGGAAAAGGGACGGACCATGTATACCGAGGGAGTTAACCCGGAGACCGGAGAATTGAGCGGAGTCCAAATTCGAGAGTGGACGATTTCCCTCGAAGGGGACGAATACTTTTACATAGGCACTACTGCGATTCCAATGGGTGGTTCTCGCTTATCACAAATTATTGCCGCCAAAAAAGGAACCCTCGTAGAAAAAATGGGGCCGAACGGAGAATTCGAAAAATCGATCCGATTGAAGGGCGGTTGGATCTTGGAATGGAACCAGGATAAAAAAGGATTCTCCGTTTACGACTTACGCAACGGGGAGATGGATTATAATATTCCCAAAAAGGAAGAAAAGAAAACATTAGAGCTGAACGTGAGTCCCGAAACATTTACCATGCCGGTGTTAATCTCCATACGAAATAGCATAGAAAGCGAAGGATTGGAAAACATTCCCGGTCTGGAAATTTTGCACGAAATGGGGTTATCGATAAAAGGAATCGGCGGTTTGAAAGCCATGGTCACTCAGTTGCAGATCGATGTCATACAAACAGCGCAGGATCCGACCATTTCCGCTTCCGAAAAAACTCAGAAATTTTCGATTCTGACGCAGTTGGATGCATTGCTGAAACAATCTAAAAAAGTGCTGGCAAAATTTAATGTGGAGATCCATCGGCGAATTGCGATGCCGATTTCTTGCTTAATTTTTTCGATTATCTCTCTCCCCCTCGGTTTAGTGGTGAAACGTTCCGGAAAAGGGATGAGTTTCACGATGGCTGTGGTTTTGATCATAATCTACTGGGGTTTATTCACCGTCGGTAGCAATGTCTCCGATAATAGTAAGTTTCCGGTTTGGCTAGGCCCCTGGGCAGGCAATATCGTCGTTACGATCATTAGCCTAAATATCATGCTAAAGAGAACGGATATGCGATTGCCTTTACCCGTTATGAAGTTTTTTGCAAGAATCGGGGAAAGACTTTCGCCTGTCTCCGATTTCCTGACTCGGACTTTCGGGTATTTGGAGCCCCTAAAAACGAAATTGACAGTGGTACTCAAGAAATTATCTTTATGGAGAAACCGGGAAGGAAGGGGTTAGCCTTGAGCCCGGCAGGATCCGAAAAATTTGGGTTCCGTCACCTTTTAAGACGCATGCATAGGGGGCAGTCGGCTTTGAAAACCGCAAATATATGGCATATCACCTCCGGAGCGGAATTCCCCGTCCATATCTGGAAGCATCCCCGTATCAATATAGAATTGCGTAAAGTGATCCTCAAGGATTACAAAACGATCGAATTAGACCCTCAGGATATCAACGTCTTTTATGTAAATACCCAAATCAAAGACTGGAATGAGATTAAGGACGATTTTTTAAAACGTTTTGAACTGCATCCGTTCGTGGCTTTAATCATTATCGTTTCACCGGATGCCGAGGAGATTTTTCCGAAATTATCCCCTAAGGGTAAGTCGGAGGTTTTGGAGAATCCCGTTCAACCCAGGACATTACGCATCATTTTAGATAGAGTCATTCAGACGGAATTCTTTAAGTTGATCGCTAACGAAATCGGGAATAGCTGCCTGGCTAATGTAGGTTTCTTTGAAGGCGTTTTCGAATTGGCTAATAAAGAATATCAGGATGCACATAAAGCGAATGCCGCTTTGCACGCCATCTTAGAGTTTGAAGCTAAGATAAAAAAGAATAACGAAGACATTAATAAGGCGATTGAGAGAGTCAACGAGCTTAAAAATCAGGAACTGCTCACGCTTCACGAACGTCTTAAAGTTTCGGAAATCATCGACAATCTCAAAACGATGGAATTGAAACATGCGTTGGAATTGAGAAAAGCGACCGAGCGCGCTCTCGAGTATTCCAGTATCGAAGAGATAGAAATGAATCGGATTCTGGAAGCCCAAACGAAATTATTTGCGTACACCGAACAGGAAATACGGGAGTTAGTCGAAGAGAATAAAAGACTTCGGAAGGAATTGGGTCTTCCCGAGCATACCTGAGGCTGGGGAAAAAGCGACGCGAGTCATCAATCTCTTGCGAGCAACTCCATGACTTTTTTAAATTCGTAGGAATTTTGACCGTACTTGAGTTCGGCGTAACGAATTCCGTGCTTTCTTCTTAAAGATAAATAAGATTGAGCGTTATCCTCGTCCTTACCTTTCTTGGCAGCCAGATAAAGTCTTTCGTAGCAATGCGCGAGGAGTTGGTGAGGTTCCGGTTCCTCGTTGAATTTCGGATCTAAATCGATATATTTTTCCAGAAAACCGGCCGACTGAACGAAGTTTTTCATCGCGTATTGGTGTTTGATCAATTCCCGGTAGACGTCTGCCTGAATCTCCAAAAAAGAACTCGTTCGCTTAATATTCGGGTTTTTAACTTTATCAAGATTTTGTGATGCCATTGCGAGTAAGCTGATCGTATCTAGTCTCGCCCGAGCGAGTTCCCTATTCAAAACCCTATCGAAATTTTCGAGTCTTGTTTTTCTTTGCCAGTCGTATCTCTCGGAATCCGGCGATTTTGCCTCTTCGTCTTTTCTTCTTCGATCGATCGCAGAACTGGTTTTTCTGAATGTATCTAGGGCTTTTCCTAATTCTTCACCGGCTTTCTTGATTAAGGATTTTGAATTATCTTCGGAAAAATTGCCGAGAAAATCCAAATCGTGAAACTCTAAAGGATTTTCGCTCCAAGGTCCTTCGTTCGTGGATTCCGGAATTAGCATTTCCAGCCTTTTTTCGGGAAAGCGGTCGTGCGGATCCGATTCCCCCAATACACAAAACAAGGGAATCATAATGATGAGAAGGAGGCTTTTCTCTTTATCGGGCAAATTCCAGGAACGAAAATGGCGCATTCATAAATAAGATCGGCGCCT
This region includes:
- a CDS encoding LptF/LptG family permease, producing the protein MKKTSPSQKGKGASAQSSANSKARSARKGSTEVFGVEAKGKVRQGTDLRSVRVHSIADLPPGFYVHTDREKFWRWIPILDRYILSEIVPPFFVSLLFFTTVYMALALQKMIGLFVGKGVDPLRLLDYFGYLLGNIMPMTIPMACLMSGVMAAGRLSGDSEITAIRSAGISFSRIYIVFLIFGTVMALVVGYLNFYLSPENTRKMEEFNKWVMAYNPLLAMTPGQFSGDKTQGLFEEKGRTMYTEGVNPETGELSGVQIREWTISLEGDEYFYIGTTAIPMGGSRLSQIIAAKKGTLVEKMGPNGEFEKSIRLKGGWILEWNQDKKGFSVYDLRNGEMDYNIPKKEEKKTLELNVSPETFTMPVLISIRNSIESEGLENIPGLEILHEMGLSIKGIGGLKAMVTQLQIDVIQTAQDPTISASEKTQKFSILTQLDALLKQSKKVLAKFNVEIHRRIAMPISCLIFSIISLPLGLVVKRSGKGMSFTMAVVLIIIYWGLFTVGSNVSDNSKFPVWLGPWAGNIVVTIISLNIMLKRTDMRLPLPVMKFFARIGERLSPVSDFLTRTFGYLEPLKTKLTVVLKKLSLWRNREGRG
- a CDS encoding FcpA-related putative periplasmic flagellar protein; translated protein: MRHFRSWNLPDKEKSLLLIIMIPLFCVLGESDPHDRFPEKRLEMLIPESTNEGPWSENPLEFHDLDFLGNFSEDNSKSLIKKAGEELGKALDTFRKTSSAIDRRRKDEEAKSPDSERYDWQRKTRLENFDRVLNRELARARLDTISLLAMASQNLDKVKNPNIKRTSSFLEIQADVYRELIKHQYAMKNFVQSAGFLEKYIDLDPKFNEEPEPHQLLAHCYERLYLAAKKGKDEDNAQSYLSLRRKHGIRYAELKYGQNSYEFKKVMELLARD